In one window of Cynocephalus volans isolate mCynVol1 chromosome 6, mCynVol1.pri, whole genome shotgun sequence DNA:
- the NUPR1 gene encoding nuclear protein 1, producing the protein MKATFPQAASPSLQPPGPEDEDPSLDEYDLYSMAHSCLGGRGRKGRTKREAAANTNRPNPGGHERKLVTKLQNSERKKRGAQS; encoded by the exons ATGAAGGCCACCTTCCCTCAAGCAGCCAGCCCCTCTCTGCAGCCCCCGGGCCCAGAGGACGAGGACCCCAGCCTGGATGAATATGACCTCTACAGCATGGCCCACTCGTGCCTGG GAGGCAGAGGCCGGAAAGGCCGCACCAAGAGAGAAGCTGCTGCCAACACGAACCGCCCCAACCCTGGTGGGCACGAGAGGAAGCTAGTGACCAAGCTCCAGAATTCGGAGAGGAAAAAGCGAGGGGCACAGAGCTGA
- the IL27 gene encoding interleukin-27 subunit alpha, with protein MGQMAGNLGWRLSLLLLSLLLVRAGVWGFPRPPGKPPLNLQELRREFTVSLHLARKLLSEVRGQAHRFAESHLPGVSLDLLPLGEQLPNVSLTFQAWRNLSDPERLCFLSRTLRPFHALLGGLGSQGGWTSSERTRLWAMRLDLRDLQHHLRFQVLAAGSNLPEEEEEEEEEEDEEGKGLLPGPWSGPAKVLVQVSWPQLLYTYQLLHSLELVLARAVRDLLLLSKPGHTVQALGIPIPGSQP; from the exons ATGGGCCAGATGGCAGGCAACCTTGGCTGGC GGCTCAGCCTATTGCTGCTTTCCTTGCTCCTGGTGCGAGCTGGTGTCTGGGGATTTCCAAGGCCCCCAGGAAAGCCCCCCCTGAACCTTCAGGAGCTGCGGAGGGAGTTCACAGTCAGCCTGCATCTTGCCAGGAAGCTCCTCTCCGAGGTTCGGGGCCAGGCCCACCGCTTT GCTGAATCTCACCTGCCGGGAGTGAGCCTGGACCTGCTGCCGCTGGGAGAGCAGCTCCCCAACGTTTCCCTGACCTTCCAGGCCTGGCGCAACCTCTCT GACCCAGAAAGACTCTGCTTCCTCTCCAGGACACTTCGGCCCTTCCATGCCCTgctgggagggctggggagcCAGGGGGGCTGGACCAGCTCTGAGAGGACGCGGCTGTGGGCCATGAGGCTGGACCTCCGGGATCTGCAGCATCATCTCCGCTTCCAG GTGCTGGCTGCAGGATCCAACCTccctgaggaggaagaggaggaggaggaggaggaggatgaggaggggaaggggctgcTCCCAGGGCCCTGGAGCGGCCCTGCCAAGGTGTTGGTGCAGGTGTCCTGGCCCCAGCTCCTCTACACCTACCAGCTGCTGCACTCCTTGGAGCTCGTCTTGGCTCGGGCCGTGCGGGACTTGCTGCTGCTGTCCAAGCCTGGGCACACAGTCCAGGCCTTGGGGATCCCCATCCCTGGCTCCCAGCCCTGA
- the APOBR gene encoding apolipoprotein B receptor — protein MDFLRIHLPGLHRALRGALDSFSTFVSYLVGDDVPTVEREARAAEELGEVASGRPEKVAEEEAQEALEGLRDSHSEGGDGSRGPGEARRRQKGSSASEQTWGWGEGSSHGSQEDRQNTGAWEAAKAATCLEPSAPLQAEAGSEDHREGRNQAQESQELNVQEVNRGETLRTWEQEEEEEEEEVRAREPGMARGVESEWPWHGEPEGKAGADGLKVAGDNRETEPVVKEAVVEEAEGAGREDEVLVVVRGSQSTRAQGTQSPEAESEDRATLGREEAGTTSFREGTDLPEVRETEYGPVSEERIPEAPGRAWVPEEAHEGDQEEEVDEKREAEVSLLPKQIQALGTEGLEEAAEGQTAAGEAAGDKEAGEGFEGQADQCGREAEERQDSEIRADWASLEEPGQVEEAQEEEGHCWDTEAGLPLHKEAEGDADLEIFPEAGPEEEFTGKRNEEAHTSREAWQVQWGGLKHEVTEGQEPGKVGGVQIQTKYPKEGQGGKEELWSIPSLSKDETKRSLEEYPGHTGHGEPEASEAESWENWRRRDVERGREEEKAGAEEGENARGQALEAEAQGGRQSARPEIPEEGGEWKRAAEAGWGAEEGEASQAENQELEGGRGAEAGTGQSLGESEARETKDREVEAAGPWAPDGMCRRGWRLEVAALNGDPWPSSLAAEMVEDEAGLGARAAGAGEAWQGELGRGRDSEGREEAGAGAELAEAAGQHRGGQEFGLEDPAEEEVTRRGGQAEAFEATEGEPGGGQAEVGEPAMAEGSCGMDHFTLGTQAVRAEGTVATVEAEGLPGEQVLLEKEAEGWQATEQKEGSEGQHGDHHLEGEARRSLDVEDVEVTGGRRAEAEETDPKGLEDVKGQEECPTSQDPVEAVPGPHGDAETAAATRRRRAPSSWSEALLPGTCLDVSIPRSRVLLSRSSSQRRSRPSFRRTPAPEQQEEPPSPQPAEGLSAPEQKLLQPEEPPEPRPLRPEDIPVPARRRPLGHGFGLAHPGMMQELQARLGQPKRQ, from the exons ATGGACTTCCTCCGGATCCACCTCCCTGGGCTGCATCGGGCCTTGAGGGGGGCACTG GATTCCTTCAGCACCTTTGTCTCCTACCTCGTAGGAGATGACGTCCCCACTGTAGAAAGGGAGGCACGGGCAGCCGAGGAACTGGGGGAGGTAGCTTCAGGAAGGCCAGAGAAGGTTGCAGAGGAGGAAGCCCAGGAAGCCCTGGAGGGCCTTAGAGACAGCCACAGTGAGGGGGGTGATGGGTCAAGAGGGCCTGGAGAGGCCAGAAGACGTCAGAAGGGGAGCTCAGCTTCAGAACAGACCTGGGGTTGGGGAGAAGGCAGCTCTCACGGGTCGCAAGAAGACAGGCAGAACACTGGGGCCTGGGAGGCAGCCAAGGCTGCTACGTGTCTGGAGCCAAGTGCCCCCTTGCAGGCTGAAGCAGGGTCTGAGGATCACCGAGAGGGGAGAAACCAAGCCCAGGAGAGTCAGGAGCTCAATGTGCAGGAAGTGAACAGAGGGGAGACGCTGAGAACCtgggaacaggaggaggaggaggaggaggaagaggttaGGGCAAGAGAGCCAGGGATGGCCAGAGGGGTGGAGTCAGAGTGGCCCTGGCACGGGGAGCCAGAGGGGAAGGCTGGTGCTGACGGGCTAAAGGTGGCAGGGGACAACAGGGAGACAGAGCCGGTAGTCAAGGAGGCAGTTGTAGAGGAAGCTGAAGGGGCTGGGAGGGAAGATGAGGTGTTAGTAGTGGTAAGGGGCAGCCAGAGCACAAGGGCACAGGGGACACAGAGCCCAGAGGCAGAGTCTGAGGACCGGGCAACTTTGGGCAGGGAGGAGGCCGGGACAACCTCATTCAGAGAGGGCACTGATCTCCCAGAAGTCAGAGAGACAGAATATGGGCCAGTCTCCGAAGAAAGGATCCCAGAGGCTCCTGGGAGAGCCTGGGTCCCAGAGGAGGCCCACGAGGGAGACCAGGAGGAAGAGGTGGATGAGAAGAGAGAGGCTGAGGTAAGCCTTTTACCCAAACAGATCCAGGCCCTGGGAACTGAGGGGTTGGAAGAAGCAGCTGAGGGCCAGACAGCAGCGGGGGAGGCTGCAGGAGACAAAGAGGCAGGAGAGGGCTTTGAGGGGCAGGCAGACCAGTGTGGGCGAGAGGCCGAGGAAAGGCAGGACTCAGAGATCAGGGCTGATTGGGCCAGTCTGGAGGAGCCGGGACAGGTGGAGGAGgcacaggaggaggaagggcatTGCTGGGACACAGAGGCTGGGCTGCCCCTACACAAGGAGGCTGAAGGTGATGCTGACTTGGAGATATTTCCAGAGGCCGGGCCTGAGGAGGAGTTCACTGGGAAGAGGAATGAGGAGGCTCACACAAGCCGAGAAGCATGGCAGGTGCAGTGGGGTGGCCTCAAACACGAGGTCACTGAAGGCCAGGAGCCTGGGAAGGTGGGAGGTGTCCAGATTCAAACAAAGTACCCCAAGGAAGGGCAGGGGGGTAAGGAAGAGCTCTGGAGCATCCCATCCCTGAGCAAAGACGAGACCAAAAGGAGCCTGGAGGAATATCCTGGGCACACAGGGCATGGAGAGCCAGAGGCCTCTGAGGCAGaatcctgggaaaactggaggagaagggatgtggagagaggaagagaggaggagaaagcaggTGCTGAAGAGGGTGAGAATGCAAGGGGCCAGGCACTGGAGGCCGAGGCCCAAGGAGGTCGACAGTCTGCACGACCAGAAATCCCAGAGGAAGGCGGGGAGTGGAAGAGGGCAGCGGAAGCAgggtggggagcagaggagggagaggcCTCTCAGGCAGAGAACCAGGAGCTGGAGGGAGGCCGCGGGGCAGAAGCAGGGACAGGCCAGTCACTGGGAGAGTCAGAGGCCAGAGAAACCAAGGATAGGGAGGTGGAGGCCGCAGGACCTTGGGCACCAGATGGAATGTGCaggagaggctggaggctggaggtggcGGCATTGAACGGGGACCCATGGCCCAGTTCTTTGGCTGCCGAGATGGTGGAGGACGAGGCAGGCCTGGGTGCAagggctgctggggctggggaagcTTGGCAGGGGGAGCTTGGGAGAGGCCGGGACTCAGAAGGGAGAGAGGAGGCTGGGGCAGGTGCGGAGCTGGCTGAGGCTGCAGGACAGCACAGAGGAGGTCAGGAGTTTGGCTTGGAGGACCCAGCAGAGGAGGAGGTGACCAGAAGAGGTGGCCAAGCTGAGGCTTTTGAGGCCACGGAGGGTGAGCCTGGAGGAGGGCAGGCGGAGGTTGGGGAACCTGCAATGGCAGAAGGAAGCTGTGGGATGGATCACTTTACCTTGGGCACCCAGGCAGTGAGGGCAGAGGGCACTGTGGCCACAGTGGAGGCTGAGGGGCTCCCAGGAGAGCAGGTGCTGTTGGAAAAAGAGGCTGAGGGATGGCAAGCGACAGAACAGAAGGAAGGCAGTGAGGGTCAGCATGGGGACCATCACCTCGAGGGAGAGGCACGGAGGTCCCTTGATGTGGAGGATGTTGAAGTGACTGGAGGCCGGAGGGCGGAGGCTGAGGAGACTGACCCCAAAGGCCTGGAGGATGTCAAGGGCCAGGAGGAGTGTCCCACAAGCCAGGACCCTGTGGAGGCTGTGCCTGGGCCACATGGGGACGCTGAGACAGCTGCGGCTACAAGAAGGAGACGTGCTCCCAGCAGCTGGAGTGAG GCCCTGCTCCCTGGGACCTGCCTGGATGTTTCCATCCCGAGGAGCCGTGTGCTCCTCTCACGAAGCTCCTCACAGCGTCGCTCCCGCCCCTCTTTCCGTCGGACCCCAGCCCCTGAGCAGCAGGAGGagcctcccagcccccagcccgcAGAGGGGCTGTCAGCCCCTGAGCAGAAACTTCTGCAGCCAGAGGAACCCCCAGAGCCAAGACCCCTGAGACCCGAAGACATCCCAGTGCCAGCCAGGAGAAGGCCCTTGGGACATGG GTTTGGCCTCGCACACCCTGGCATGATGCAGGAGCTCCAAGCCCGACTGGGCCAGCCAAAGCGCCAGTGA